The proteins below are encoded in one region of Engraulis encrasicolus isolate BLACKSEA-1 chromosome 1, IST_EnEncr_1.0, whole genome shotgun sequence:
- the LOC134445913 gene encoding zinc finger protein 879-like: MYCGKTFSTITKAVLHERTHTGEKPYACRHCGQRFAVSGTLRTHERIHTGDKHHCPHCEKSFLLAGDLKSHIHTHTGERPYHCRHCDKSFSSKRALRPHERTHAGEKPYHCNLCGKSFSHASSLKSHIRIHTGEKPCRCHHCGKSFTQAGNLRKHLRIHSGKRPHCCEHCGKSFLWEKGHIIANSVRKVLHSQDISKDTSALIKRSNDVCALIDAFQEAGSVKKQ; this comes from the exons ATGTATTGTGGGAAAACGTTCTCGACTATAACTAAAGCTGTTCTACACGAGCGCActcacactggagaaaagccttacgcTTGTCGTCATTGTGGCCAGCGTTTTGCAGTGTCGGGAACTCTCCGTACACAcgagcgcattcacacaggagacaaGCATCACTGTCCGCATTGCGAGAAAAGTTTTTTACTGGCAGGAGATCTCAAATCGCACATCCACACTCACACTGGAGAAAGACCTTACCATTGTCGGCATTGCGATAAAAGTTTTTCAAGCAAACGAGCTCTCAGACCGCACGAGCGCACTCATGCGGGAGAAAAGCCATACCATTGTAATCTTTGCGGGAAAAGTTTTTCACACGCGTCAAGTCTCAAATCGCACATCCGCATTCACACCGGAGAAAAGCCCTGCCGTTGTCATCATTGTGGAAAAAGTTTTACACAGGCGGGAAATCTCCGTAAACACTTGCGTATCCACTCAGGAAAAAGGCCTCACTGCTGTGAGCATTGTGGGAAAAGTTTCTTATGG gagaaaGGCCATATCATTGCAAACAGTGTAAGAAAAGTTTTACACAGTCAGGACATCTCCAAAGACACCAGCGCACTCATCAAGCGGTCTAATGATGTGTGTGCCCTGATTGACGCTTTCCAAGAGGCAGGAAGTGTCAAGAAGCAGTAG